In Desulfurella sp., the genomic stretch CCAGACATATAGAAAAAATGGATTTACTCTTTCTACAGTTGATTGTTTGATAATGGCTACCGCAAAGGTTAATAATCTAACAATACTTACAAGAAACCTCAAACACTATCCAGAAAAAGAGCTGATTTATGTTAAGGACTTTTCAGAAAGTTAAATTATGAAAATCACTTACGATTCAAAATATAATATTTCCTACATAAAATTCAGAGATTCAACTGAGGAAGTTGAAACAATAAAAATAAGCGACGAAATTAACATAGACATTTCTCTAGATGGCAAAATGACGGCATAGAACTACTGAACGCTAATGAACAAATGAAGCCGTTTGATGGTAAACTAACCATTGTAAACGAAAACTCGGTTCAAGAGATTGATGTTGCTGTTTTTTAACAAATTATTGATATT encodes the following:
- a CDS encoding DUF2283 domain-containing protein codes for the protein MKITYDSKYNISYIKFRDSTEEVETIKISDEINIDISLDGKMTA